AGACAAATATGAAAACAAAAAATACTCTGAGTCTCATGTGATATACCCGTCAAGCTGGTTAATTAATTTGTTTATTCACAAAGACGCGAGTATTCCAAACACAGCTTTTTATTTTTCTCTAAGGCACGTACTCACAAAACGATTATATCGGTACTTGCTTGCGCGGTTCTTAAAAAGTAAATATTTCGCTAGCAGCATGAAAGAATTGGCAAACGAAATTCCTCTAGATAAGACATACTTGGAGAGCCCAAATAAATTAAAGGGGCATTTAAGCGAATTAAAGGAAAAGCATTTTTTAAAGGACTTTTCTGTGTATAAGGAATCAGGTCATTGGTATTTAAAAGCCAATTATGACGAGAAGTTTGAAGAATATTATCCACCACGGACTATTGGGGCAGACTTAGAAAAAATTGATTTAATAAGGGATAAGTACATTGCTCTTTTTGAAAAATCCGATTTAGGTCCAAAGGCAATCAGGGAATTATTGAGATACAAATCTGTATCAGAGATTTTGATGTATGTAGAAAAAGTGGGGAGGTCAAAACCAAGTAATCCTGCAGGTATGTTGTTTGCGGCAGTAAAAAACGACTGGACACTAAGAGAGATTAAAAAAGAAAAGAAAGAGGACATGTTAGAAGAAAAAAGAAAGAAAAACTTAAAAAAAATGAAAGAAGACAAAGAGAAATGGGCTGAACAAAAGCGGGAAGAAGACAAGATGAAAAAGATTTACGAAGGGCTTAGCGACAAGAAAAAAGAGGGATATAAAGAAAAAGCGACAAAGCAAATAAGGGAAGAAAATAGCGAGTTGTCCGAGGAAGTTGTAAAGGATTTTTTTCTCAAAGAACATTTTATAAGGGTAAAAATTCATGAAATGCTTAAAAAAGATTTGTGTCTTACTAATGGGGTTAACGTTAGTCAGTAGTATTGCAACGGGCGAGAGCGTTGATTCAAATACAGCGGTTAAAAAACTGGAGAAGATACTGCAAAAATCCATGGAAGGAATAAGCTTGGAAGTAGTTGAAGATAAAGCTTGTGACATAGAAGGATATCGCTACATTGCAGCGCATATAAAAAAGGATGGTGTAAGTCTGGGCAAATTTTCCGGGGTAACAAACGGCGAATGGATATTTTCTGGCAGAGCAATAAACCTGGAAAAAGAATTTGAGATGTTTTACTTCTGGGATCAGGAAGCATTTTTAGTGGATGAGGAACTGGCAAAAATAAACGATGGGATACTTGTGAGGGGAGATACAAACGCGCCAATCAAGATCCAGCTTTTCATAGATTTCTTATGTGGAAGCTGCGGGAAAGAATATAAAGAACTGATGGGAATTGTAATGGAAGAAAAAGACGTTGCTGTGTTTTTAAAGCTAGTTCCTGGAGAGGATAAAGATAATCTTAAGATTTCAAAACTTGCAGTATCCGGATTACTAGAGGGATATAACCTGATTAATGAGATATATGACTGGATGTTTGAGGGGAAAATTACATACAAAGATTTAGAAAAGAAATTTTACAGCACAATAAAACAAAAGGGGGGTGATGAGAAAAAGGTTGAAGTGTTAATAAATTCAGCACAGGTGCTTAGTATTATCAATTCGCATATAAGCGATTTTAAAAAGCTTGAAGGGGACAAAACTCCTTTGATAATGCTGGGCGGGCAGCTGGTGAAAGCCAGCGATGCTGGTGTTTTAAAGGAAGTAATTAAAAGAAAACTAAAAACAGAGGAGAAAGAAAAATGATAATGATTAAGATCAGAAAGATGGCAGGGTGGACGTGCAACGCTTATGTATGTTTTTTTGTGTTGCTGTTTGGATTTGCTCTAATTGGGCAGTTGTGTTATGGGGCGGACGAAGCGGCAACATCAAAGGATATTTCGGGGTTTAATGATTTTGCTAATACAATAACTGCAATTATGAGTGGTGCAATAGGCAAGACATTGGCGATGATAGCATTTGTCGCAGCGGGAATTTCGCTAATGAGTGGGAGATATGGGGTTGCGATTGGTTGTATTATGGGGGGCTTATTCTTAGCGTTTGCACCGGCAATTGCAAAGGCATTGTTTAACTAAGATGGCTACTAAGTGTAATAGAGACATAGACAAGCCTATGCTTATATTGGGTATGGAGCCGGAAGATATTGCGTTTGCAATCATGTTGCTTGGGGTATGTATGTTTGTTTTGGCAATGTCGGCAGGGATGGCTATATTTGTATGTGTGATATTTGTTTTTGTTTTGCGAAAACTAAAGGCGGGAAAGCCGGCTGGATATCTTGTACATCAGTTATATAAATACGGGCTGAAAACCAAAGGTTTATTACCCCCACATAGGGCATGGGTTTTTCTAAAGAAGAAAAGATTATATAGCTGTTGGCACGAAGAGGAGATGTACTAATGGCAAAAAAATACTGGGAGTTTTGGGGAGATCTGTATGAAAGAAACATCCGTTTAAACATTATCATAATTTTTCTAATTCTTTTAAGCGCCGTGTTAGGATATGCGTTGTTAAAGGTAACAATAAGACCGACCCCTATATACTACATCCCTTCGCAATCCGTAGCCGGCCTGGCAAAGCCAAACGATATTCCCAACTCTGCAATAAAAGCATTTGGAGCGTATTTCATTATGAATATGGCGAACATAACCCCAGCCACGGTTGATGACGCTTATACTGCTATCAAGAAATACATGTCTCCAAGATTATTGTCCATAAGCGAAGCTAGAATGGCAAAAGAACTGCCGAGAATAAAAAACGACAGCATATCATCGCTGTTTTCAATAAAGGAAGAGGGATTATTGGAAATTAAAGGAGAAGGAAGAAAAAGGATTTATAGATTAACATTAAAAGGGGAAAGGGTTGTCTATATGGGCAGAGAAGAGTTAAGCAAAAAGGACGTAGCTTTCAGTGTGGAGATGCAGCTAGTTCCGCCAACAGAGGGAAACCCATACGGGATAACAGTGGTGAACTATGAACAAATCTAATTTGAACAAATTTAAGATTACAGTGGTTTTCTTTTGTCTATTGTTATTGATCTCTGGTCACGCAAACGCAGGCGTAAGAGAGGTGTTTTGTAAAGGAGAGCCTGTAAGAATCAATCTGGTTGTAGGAGAACTAACAGAGGTAGGTTTTTTAAAGCAGGTGAGAGATACGATTGTTGGGTTCTCTCGCGAGGAAGTTTCTATAGAAAGCAAAGACAACAAGTTGTTTTTAAAGCCTTTTACTATGGTCAATGTAATGATGTTTGTATGTTTTGAAGATGGCTCCAGCATGCCGTTGGATTTAAGAACAGTAGAAGAAGCCGGGGATGTACAGGTATATATAAGGACAAAGACAGACATAGCACAAAATAAGCTGGAAAGAATAATAAAAAAAAGAAAAACATACGACCATTTGAGTTTCATAGCAGATATGGTGGAAAGAAGGTTTATTCCCGAAGCAACCGTAAGAGAAGGTGGGGGCGAGGTTGTATATGAAGATAAGTATATCCGGCTGAGACTAATAAAAATTTACGATATGGTGCTTTATCATGGTTATGTGCTTCATGCAGAGAACAGATCTACAAAAACGCCCGTGATGGTGCCTGTTCAGGAGATATATTTCCCTGGTTTATTGGCAGTAACATCTGAAAGAGAAATGTTGGAAAAAAGAGGGCAGGGAGCTGGCTGGGTGTGTAAAGTATATATGGTGATAGAGTAATGATAGAAGAAGAAAAGAAAACAGAAAAAGAGAATATTAAGAATAGGAAAGAGAAATTGAACATCTTGGATGTTTTGGAAATTGCCAAAAAATATTGGAAGGAATTTCAAAAGAAGCCTCGAATTTTTAAAAATCGAGCTTATGTTATAGGAGCTGCTGTGGTTGTATTAGTATTGGTCTGGTTCAGATCCCCTGATTATGAAGAAAGACCAGAAGAAAAAACCACTGGGACAAAAATAGAGGAAAAAACAGAAAAAAGCGGTGTGTTTTTTGATAAAGAAATCGACAAGAAAGCTTATGTTAAAAGACTTGATGGAATGTATGGTGAAGTAGCCGCTCGGGTTGAAGAACAGGAAAGACAAACACAGGGCTTTGAGAATTCGCTGGAAGATATAAATAAATCAGTCGAAGAACTTAAAGAGGAAGGAAGAAGCACAAGCAAAGACATGGCTACTATTAAAAGAGTTGTAAGTGACTTGAATGAGGCAATTCAAAAACTAACAGGAAGACCGATTAGTGGATTGAAGGCAGACGGGAAAAGATATTTAGGGGAAGAAAGGCCAGTATTTGAAGGAGAAGCAAAAACAGGGGAGTATAAGGTGCCACGGGGATCAATGGCTACGAAAATAACTGTATTTCAGGTTAAAAAAGAGGAAGAAAAAAAAGAAGTAGTTCCAGAAGAGGAAGAATTTCTTATGCTTCCTGCCGGATCTTTTGTTGACTGTACGCTTCTTTCAGGTGTTTACGCTCCTGCTGATTCAAGCAGGCCGTTGCCGGTACTTATAAGAATGGACGATGCTTTTATTGGTCCAAATAAGAGCAAGGTGCCTCTTGAAGGTATTTTTGGGCTGTGTAAGGCAACAGGAGAGTTGGTTTCTGAAAGGGCAATTTTGCAGTTACAGCAAATATCAGTAGTAATGAAGGACGGCAAAACATTTAATGAGGAAGGGAACCTGGGATATCTGGCAGGAGAAGATGCGGCTCTTGGGCTAAAAGGGAAAGTAATCAAAAACACAGGAAGATTAATTTGGAACGCCCTGTTTTCAGGTTATCTTGGGGGAGCTGCGGAAGCGCTGGCAATGGGGAAAACACAAACAACAATAGGCGGACAAGGGCAGATAGTACAAGATATAAACAAAAAAGCGACAGGGGACTATGCAGCTTATAGCGGACTTTCAGCAGCAGCGCAAAGAATGTCAGACTATTATATGGGGCAGCTTGAGCAATTAATCCCTGTTGTATATGTAGCAGCAGGCCGAAAGATAACAGTGGTTATGACAAAATCAATAAAAATAAAGGGATATAAATTAGAGAAGTATGACAGGTACATGGAAGAGGAGT
Above is a window of bacterium DNA encoding:
- a CDS encoding replication initiator protein A, whose translation is MIQKEFSSPNSLLKNVDLLPIFVFHGSSARRSYYYRVSKKVEDITYVRDLTLKYSGVLGCPGEFDQDIWIIMQSMIINKINEEGDCNALKFTVEEINKILEIKNAKEAHKKIKESITRLTDVNIEISLQRYDDKKGDKNFSVSNFNIFDMACFKDKYENKKYSESHVIYPSSWLINLFIHKDASIPNTAFYFSLRHVLTKRLYRYLLARFLKSKYFASSMKELANEIPLDKTYLESPNKLKGHLSELKEKHFLKDFSVYKESGHWYLKANYDEKFEEYYPPRTIGADLEKIDLIRDKYIALFEKSDLGPKAIRELLRYKSVSEILMYVEKVGRSKPSNPAGMLFAAVKNDWTLREIKKEKKEDMLEEKRKKNLKKMKEDKEKWAEQKREEDKMKKIYEGLSDKKKEGYKEKATKQIREENSELSEEVVKDFFLKEHFIRVKIHEMLKKDLCLTNGVNVSQ
- a CDS encoding thioredoxin domain-containing protein, giving the protein MKCLKKICVLLMGLTLVSSIATGESVDSNTAVKKLEKILQKSMEGISLEVVEDKACDIEGYRYIAAHIKKDGVSLGKFSGVTNGEWIFSGRAINLEKEFEMFYFWDQEAFLVDEELAKINDGILVRGDTNAPIKIQLFIDFLCGSCGKEYKELMGIVMEEKDVAVFLKLVPGEDKDNLKISKLAVSGLLEGYNLINEIYDWMFEGKITYKDLEKKFYSTIKQKGGDEKKVEVLINSAQVLSIINSHISDFKKLEGDKTPLIMLGGQLVKASDAGVLKEVIKRKLKTEEKEK
- the traL gene encoding type IV conjugative transfer system protein TraL, with protein sequence MATKCNRDIDKPMLILGMEPEDIAFAIMLLGVCMFVLAMSAGMAIFVCVIFVFVLRKLKAGKPAGYLVHQLYKYGLKTKGLLPPHRAWVFLKKKRLYSCWHEEEMY
- a CDS encoding type IV conjugative transfer system protein TraE, translated to MAKKYWEFWGDLYERNIRLNIIIIFLILLSAVLGYALLKVTIRPTPIYYIPSQSVAGLAKPNDIPNSAIKAFGAYFIMNMANITPATVDDAYTAIKKYMSPRLLSISEARMAKELPRIKNDSISSLFSIKEEGLLEIKGEGRKRIYRLTLKGERVVYMGREELSKKDVAFSVEMQLVPPTEGNPYGITVVNYEQI
- a CDS encoding type-F conjugative transfer system secretin TraK yields the protein MNKSNLNKFKITVVFFCLLLLISGHANAGVREVFCKGEPVRINLVVGELTEVGFLKQVRDTIVGFSREEVSIESKDNKLFLKPFTMVNVMMFVCFEDGSSMPLDLRTVEEAGDVQVYIRTKTDIAQNKLERIIKKRKTYDHLSFIADMVERRFIPEATVREGGGEVVYEDKYIRLRLIKIYDMVLYHGYVLHAENRSTKTPVMVPVQEIYFPGLLAVTSEREMLEKRGQGAGWVCKVYMVIE